The Prevotella melaninogenica ATCC 25845 genome includes a window with the following:
- a CDS encoding tetratricopeptide repeat protein — translation MKRVLILIISIFTSWNIAEAQEAYQQAESFNRLAKEAFTRVEKLSNRDSVAIFNAVVDGVEYSLKSDEFDRMPNRKGKVNPRFEEENKNRLAVLHPMLIDAGKYFTKGSYTRNEGLDALQLYLKARKSPLVKDNIDESGVAAYYIAYYYLKAHNLEKADEYADIAMQYDETAQAAAEIKAQCMHSKMVTEEDSLRYLSVIQRLYRTDPTNETYFSWIMKFYQNPTRKFNIEDFIDRILEENTNSAVPWILKGEIAMHAERWEEAIDAYKQADEIDPSSIPVAYNIGVCLNTVGLAEREAVAERRKKKEDVSDNEYMKYFAEARTYLERVRAKDPRRNRVDWVGPLYLDYTILNDKIKAEELEPLVTNFKK, via the coding sequence ATGAAAAGAGTACTAATACTGATTATTTCTATTTTTACAAGTTGGAATATCGCAGAGGCACAAGAAGCATATCAGCAGGCAGAGTCTTTTAATCGCCTTGCAAAAGAAGCTTTCACCCGTGTAGAGAAACTTTCGAATAGGGATTCTGTAGCCATTTTCAATGCTGTTGTTGATGGTGTGGAATATTCATTGAAAAGTGATGAATTTGACAGAATGCCTAATCGAAAGGGGAAAGTTAACCCAAGATTTGAGGAGGAGAACAAGAATCGTCTTGCAGTTCTGCATCCAATGTTGATAGATGCTGGTAAGTATTTTACCAAAGGAAGTTATACGAGAAATGAAGGACTTGATGCCTTACAATTATATCTAAAAGCTCGTAAATCTCCATTGGTAAAGGATAATATCGATGAGTCAGGTGTTGCTGCTTATTACATTGCTTATTATTATTTAAAAGCTCACAACTTAGAGAAAGCTGATGAATATGCTGATATTGCTATGCAATACGATGAAACGGCACAGGCAGCAGCAGAAATTAAAGCTCAGTGTATGCACAGTAAGATGGTGACAGAGGAAGACTCTTTGCGTTATCTTTCTGTAATACAACGACTTTATCGTACTGACCCTACTAATGAGACTTATTTCTCATGGATTATGAAGTTCTATCAGAATCCTACACGTAAGTTTAATATTGAAGACTTTATTGATAGAATCCTTGAAGAGAATACAAATTCAGCAGTGCCATGGATTCTTAAAGGTGAAATTGCCATGCATGCTGAACGTTGGGAAGAAGCTATAGATGCTTACAAGCAAGCTGATGAAATAGACCCAAGTAGCATTCCTGTAGCCTATAATATTGGTGTATGTCTGAATACTGTTGGATTGGCTGAACGTGAGGCTGTTGCTGAACGAAGAAAGAAAAAGGAAGACGTATCAGATAATGAGTATATGAAATATTTTGCAGAAGCACGTACTTATCTTGAACGTGTGAGAGCAAAAGACCCTCGTAGGAATAGAGTAGATTGGGTAGGTCCTCTCTATTTAGATTATACAATATTGAATGATAAAATAAAGGCTGAAGAACTTGAACCTCTTGTAACAAATTTTAAAAAGTGA
- a CDS encoding NAD(P)-dependent oxidoreductase, translated as MKVLIATEKPFAPSAVQGITTELKNAGHEVVLLEKYTEKAELLEAVKEADAMIVRSDKVTPEVLDAAKQLKIVVRAGAGYDSIDTAYAKEKNVVVENTPGQNSNAVAELVFGLLVYAVRSFYNGKAGTELMGKKIGILAFGNVGRNVARIAKGFGMEVYAYDAFCPAEAIEAAGVHACKTQDELFQTCDVLSLHIPATPQTVKSIDYRLVNLLPKKGILVNTARKEVINEEELLKLMAEREDLKFVTDIMPDADAEFKKFEGRYFSTPKKMGAQTAEANNNAGIAAAKQINAFFATGDTKFQVNK; from the coding sequence ATGAAAGTTTTAATTGCAACTGAAAAACCATTTGCACCATCTGCAGTGCAAGGTATTACAACAGAACTTAAGAATGCAGGACATGAGGTTGTTCTGCTTGAAAAATATACAGAGAAAGCTGAATTGCTTGAAGCAGTAAAAGAAGCTGATGCAATGATTGTACGCTCTGATAAAGTTACACCAGAAGTACTTGACGCAGCTAAACAGTTGAAGATAGTTGTTCGTGCAGGTGCTGGTTATGACTCTATTGATACAGCCTATGCAAAGGAGAAGAATGTTGTTGTAGAAAATACTCCTGGACAGAACTCTAATGCTGTTGCTGAACTTGTATTTGGTTTGTTGGTATATGCTGTACGTAGTTTCTATAATGGCAAGGCTGGCACCGAATTGATGGGCAAGAAAATTGGTATTCTTGCTTTCGGTAATGTTGGTCGTAATGTAGCTCGTATCGCCAAAGGCTTTGGTATGGAAGTGTACGCATACGATGCATTCTGCCCAGCAGAGGCTATTGAAGCTGCTGGTGTTCATGCTTGTAAGACACAAGATGAATTGTTCCAGACTTGCGACGTTCTGTCACTTCATATCCCTGCAACTCCACAAACTGTTAAGAGTATTGATTATCGTTTAGTCAATCTTCTCCCAAAGAAGGGTATTCTCGTTAATACTGCCCGCAAGGAAGTTATCAATGAGGAGGAACTTCTGAAGTTGATGGCTGAGCGTGAAGACTTGAAGTTTGTGACTGATATTATGCCTGATGCTGATGCTGAATTCAAGAAATTTGAAGGACGTTATTTCTCTACTCCTAAGAAGATGGGTGCACAGACAGCTGAAGCTAATAATAATGCAGGTATTGCTGCAGCAAAGCAGATTAATGCTTTCTTTGCTACAGGTGATACTAAATTCCAAGTAAATAAATAA
- a CDS encoding tetratricopeptide repeat protein: protein MKKLMFAALMLLSTSAAFAGDSEPLKAILKAQSYAEAAELIKANLGQLTDNAEKAKAYDKLYQLAMKKVSAEQGVQLENQTNQQMGKEGNKAVDEKGLYEAVGQAFDAAEEIVKYDNMPNAKGKVKPKYTGIADELYPLRGQLINGGIFYQGAKDDANAYKYLARYVDSADEPMFSKFDKSKDENLNEIAYFATYYAYQNKDYKKAEKYAEYAVKSKDRGKDAKQLQLAIMGAQLNSRQDSVAYADKLAGIYAQDPDNDAVLTTLTSIYSSLGMQNKAEEIVNAALAKNPNSYGALVMLGQFASQKKEYEKAADYLSKALALAKDDNAKIAINASIGQCWFYKAQDRVAAVKGVLSPAARAQFNDVYNKAISYLETAKNLDVMKEHKSSWAYPLYGCYYFVKGAQAPETLEAAAIAGVQQ from the coding sequence ATGAAGAAGTTAATGTTCGCAGCATTGATGTTACTCAGTACATCTGCTGCATTCGCTGGTGACAGCGAGCCACTGAAGGCAATCCTTAAGGCACAGAGCTACGCAGAGGCTGCTGAGCTCATTAAGGCTAACCTCGGCCAGCTTACAGACAATGCTGAGAAGGCAAAGGCTTATGACAAGCTCTATCAACTTGCTATGAAAAAGGTAAGTGCAGAGCAGGGTGTTCAGCTTGAGAACCAGACTAACCAGCAAATGGGTAAGGAAGGTAACAAAGCTGTTGATGAGAAAGGTCTCTACGAGGCTGTAGGTCAGGCTTTCGATGCTGCTGAGGAGATTGTTAAGTATGACAATATGCCTAACGCAAAGGGTAAGGTTAAGCCTAAGTATACAGGTATTGCTGATGAGCTCTATCCACTCCGTGGTCAGCTTATTAATGGTGGTATCTTCTATCAGGGTGCTAAGGATGATGCAAATGCTTATAAGTATCTTGCTCGTTACGTAGACTCTGCTGATGAGCCAATGTTCTCAAAGTTTGATAAGTCTAAGGATGAAAACTTGAATGAGATTGCTTACTTCGCAACTTATTATGCTTATCAGAATAAGGACTACAAAAAGGCTGAGAAATATGCTGAATACGCTGTAAAGAGTAAGGACCGTGGTAAGGATGCAAAGCAGTTGCAGTTGGCTATTATGGGTGCACAGCTTAATAGTCGCCAAGACTCTGTAGCTTATGCAGATAAGCTCGCTGGTATCTATGCTCAAGATCCTGATAATGATGCCGTATTGACAACTTTGACATCTATCTATAGCTCACTTGGTATGCAGAACAAGGCAGAGGAAATCGTAAACGCTGCCCTTGCAAAGAACCCTAACAGCTACGGTGCGTTGGTAATGCTTGGTCAGTTCGCAAGCCAGAAGAAGGAATACGAGAAGGCTGCTGACTACCTTTCTAAGGCATTGGCATTGGCAAAGGATGATAATGCAAAGATTGCTATCAATGCATCTATTGGTCAGTGCTGGTTCTACAAGGCACAGGACCGTGTAGCAGCTGTGAAGGGTGTATTGTCACCAGCTGCACGTGCTCAGTTCAACGATGTTTACAATAAGGCAATTTCATACCTCGAGACAGCTAAGAATCTCGATGTTATGAAAGAGCATAAGAGCTCATGGGCGTATCCACTTTACGGTTGCTACTATTTCGTAAAGGGTGCACAAGCTCCTGAGACATTGGAAGCTGCAGCTATTGCTGGCGTTCAGCAGTAA
- a CDS encoding DUF1015 domain-containing protein, with the protein MAVIKPFKGIRPPKDLVESVASRPYDVLDSEEARAEAGDNEKSLYHIIKPEINFEVGTSEYDPRAYNSAVEQFQKFQDEGWLVQDNKEHYYIYAQTMNGKTQYGLVVGAYVDDYLTGNIKKHELTRRDKEEDRMKHVRICNANVEPVFFAYPDNQVLDTLLARYAATKPEYDFVAPDDGFRHQFWVITDEADIKTITEEFKKMPSLYIADGHHRSAAAALVGAEKAKNNENHKGDEEYNYFMAVCFQASQLTILDYNRVIKDLNGMEVAEFLKALEKNFTVELKGQDEYRPTKLHEFSMYLDGNWYSLVAKPGTYDDNDPIGVLDVDISSRLILDELMGIKDLRSDKRIDFVGGLRGLGELKRRVDSGEMRWALALYPVSMQQIMDIADSGKIMPPKATWFEPKLRSGLVIHKLD; encoded by the coding sequence ATGGCAGTAATAAAACCTTTTAAAGGTATCCGCCCTCCAAAGGACTTGGTTGAGTCTGTTGCAAGTCGTCCATACGATGTTTTGGATTCTGAAGAAGCTCGTGCAGAAGCTGGTGACAACGAGAAGAGTTTATATCATATCATCAAACCAGAAATCAACTTTGAAGTTGGCACAAGTGAATATGATCCAAGAGCTTATAATAGTGCTGTTGAACAATTCCAGAAGTTCCAAGATGAAGGTTGGTTAGTCCAAGACAATAAGGAGCATTACTATATCTATGCACAAACTATGAATGGCAAGACTCAATATGGTCTTGTTGTTGGAGCATATGTTGATGATTATCTGACAGGTAATATTAAGAAGCATGAGTTAACGCGTAGAGATAAGGAAGAAGACCGTATGAAACATGTTCGCATTTGTAATGCTAATGTTGAACCAGTGTTCTTTGCTTATCCTGATAATCAGGTACTTGATACTTTGTTGGCTCGATATGCTGCAACAAAACCTGAATATGATTTTGTTGCACCTGATGATGGTTTCAGACATCAGTTCTGGGTTATTACAGATGAAGCTGACATCAAGACTATAACTGAAGAGTTTAAGAAGATGCCAAGTCTTTATATTGCAGATGGACACCATCGTTCTGCTGCAGCTGCTTTAGTAGGTGCAGAGAAGGCTAAGAACAACGAAAATCATAAGGGTGACGAGGAGTATAACTACTTTATGGCAGTATGCTTCCAGGCAAGTCAATTAACGATTCTTGACTATAATCGTGTTATCAAGGATTTAAATGGCATGGAAGTTGCTGAGTTCTTAAAAGCTTTGGAGAAGAACTTTACAGTTGAGCTGAAAGGACAAGATGAATATCGCCCAACAAAGTTGCATGAATTCTCTATGTACCTTGACGGAAACTGGTATAGCTTGGTTGCTAAACCTGGTACATACGATGATAACGATCCTATTGGTGTTCTTGATGTTGACATCTCAAGTCGATTAATTTTGGACGAACTAATGGGCATTAAAGACCTCCGTTCAGACAAACGTATTGATTTCGTTGGTGGTCTGCGTGGTCTTGGAGAACTGAAGCGTCGTGTTGATAGTGGTGAAATGCGTTGGGCATTGGCACTCTATCCTGTATCAATGCAGCAGATTATGGATATTGCTGATAGTGGAAAGATTATGCCACCTAAGGCTACATGGTTTGAACCAAAACTTCGTTCTGGTCTTGTCATCCATAAGCTGGATTGA
- the gyrA gene encoding DNA gyrase subunit A → MDENQTIDQDRIMKINIEEEMKSSYIDYSMSVIVARALPDVRDGFKPVHRRILFGMRGIGNFSNQPYKKCARVVGEVLGKYHPHGDSSVYGALVRMGQDWNMRYKLVDGQGNFGSVDGDSAAAMRYTECRLSKMGEHVMDDIEKDTVDMVNNFDDTLREPAVMPTKIPNLLVNGGNGIAVGMATNIPTHNLGEVIDGCCAYIDNPEISTDGLMEFIPAPDFPTGAYIYGLQGVKDAYETGRGRVVMRAKAEIESDENHDKIVVTEIPYGVNKQQLIEYIADLVKEGKLEGISNVNDETGRQGMRIVVDVKRDANANVILNKLFKMTALQSSFSVNCIALVAGRPRLLSLRECIKYFVEHRHDVTIRRAQFDLKKAQERAHILEALIKACDNIDEVVRIIRASKTPSDAQRNLEKRFEFDELQSRAIVDMRLSQLTGLRLDQLHQEFEELMQTIKDLQEILNNPERCKEVMKEELQEVKEKYGDVRRTEIIPDEHEFNAEDFYPNDPVVITISHLGYIKRTPLADFKEQARGGVGSKGARTREKDFTEYIYPATMHQTMLFFTRKGRCYWMKCYDIPEGDKNSKGRAIQNMLSLEPGDSVNAFLRIQGLDDDDFLDSHYVVFATKQGIVKKTSLRAYSRPRTNGVIAININEGDEVVDVRLTNGHNELIIADRNGRACRFDESNIRTMGRVSTGVRGMRLDEDGQDEVVGMIVVNDPVNETVMVVSEEGYGKRSQVEDYRLTNRGGKGVKTLNITDKTGKLVAIKNVTDDNDLMIINKSGIVIRMSVAECRVMGRATQGVRLINLAKKNDVIASVCKVMSSEMESQVEDDSREDLPNTDEDIKGEASSVDNTEVTPVDFE, encoded by the coding sequence ATGGACGAAAATCAGACAATTGATCAGGACAGAATTATGAAGATCAACATCGAGGAGGAGATGAAAAGCTCCTACATCGACTACTCAATGTCGGTGATTGTGGCACGTGCCCTCCCTGATGTTCGTGACGGTTTTAAGCCTGTTCACCGCCGTATCCTCTTCGGTATGCGTGGTATCGGTAACTTTAGCAACCAGCCTTACAAGAAGTGTGCCCGCGTTGTCGGTGAGGTACTTGGTAAGTATCACCCACATGGTGACTCTTCTGTTTACGGTGCGCTTGTGCGTATGGGACAGGACTGGAATATGCGCTACAAGTTGGTTGATGGACAGGGTAACTTTGGTTCTGTCGATGGTGACTCTGCTGCTGCGATGCGTTATACGGAGTGCCGCCTCTCAAAGATGGGTGAGCACGTTATGGACGATATCGAGAAGGATACGGTTGACATGGTCAACAACTTCGACGATACGTTGCGCGAACCAGCTGTAATGCCTACAAAGATTCCTAACCTGCTTGTAAATGGTGGTAATGGTATCGCTGTGGGTATGGCAACGAATATCCCTACACATAATCTTGGCGAAGTTATTGATGGATGTTGTGCTTATATTGACAATCCAGAGATTTCTACTGATGGATTAATGGAATTTATCCCAGCTCCAGACTTCCCAACAGGTGCATATATTTATGGTCTTCAAGGTGTTAAAGATGCCTATGAGACTGGTCGTGGCCGTGTCGTAATGCGTGCTAAGGCTGAGATTGAGAGCGATGAGAACCACGATAAGATTGTTGTGACAGAGATTCCTTACGGAGTTAATAAGCAGCAACTTATTGAATATATTGCTGACCTCGTGAAGGAAGGAAAGTTGGAGGGTATCTCTAATGTCAATGACGAAACAGGCCGTCAGGGTATGCGTATCGTTGTTGATGTGAAGCGTGATGCCAATGCAAACGTCATTCTGAATAAGCTTTTCAAGATGACAGCATTGCAGAGTTCTTTCTCTGTAAACTGTATCGCATTGGTAGCGGGTCGTCCACGTCTGTTGAGCCTTCGTGAGTGCATTAAATACTTCGTTGAGCATCGTCACGATGTCACTATCCGCCGTGCACAATTTGACTTGAAGAAAGCACAGGAACGTGCACATATCTTAGAGGCACTGATTAAGGCTTGCGACAATATTGATGAGGTTGTACGTATTATTCGTGCCAGCAAGACACCTTCAGATGCCCAAAGAAACCTTGAGAAGCGTTTTGAATTCGATGAGCTTCAATCAAGAGCTATCGTTGATATGCGTTTGTCACAGCTTACGGGTCTGCGTCTTGACCAGTTGCATCAGGAGTTTGAGGAATTGATGCAAACCATCAAGGACTTGCAGGAAATTCTTAATAACCCTGAGCGTTGTAAGGAAGTGATGAAAGAAGAGTTGCAGGAGGTTAAGGAGAAGTATGGCGATGTTCGTCGTACAGAGATTATCCCTGATGAGCATGAGTTTAATGCTGAGGACTTCTATCCTAATGACCCTGTTGTTATTACTATTAGTCACCTTGGTTATATTAAGCGCACTCCGCTTGCAGACTTTAAGGAGCAGGCTCGTGGTGGAGTAGGTTCTAAGGGTGCTCGTACACGTGAGAAGGACTTCACCGAATATATCTATCCAGCAACAATGCACCAGACAATGCTGTTCTTTACTCGTAAGGGACGCTGCTACTGGATGAAGTGTTATGATATCCCTGAGGGCGATAAGAACTCAAAGGGCCGTGCTATTCAGAATATGCTTTCACTTGAGCCGGGTGATTCTGTTAACGCATTCTTGCGTATTCAGGGCTTGGATGATGACGACTTCCTCGATTCTCACTATGTAGTATTTGCAACAAAGCAGGGTATCGTTAAGAAGACTTCACTCCGTGCTTACTCACGTCCTCGTACCAATGGTGTGATTGCTATTAACATCAATGAGGGAGATGAGGTTGTAGACGTTCGTCTGACAAACGGCCATAACGAACTTATCATCGCTGACCGCAATGGTCGTGCTTGTCGCTTCGATGAGTCAAATATCCGTACTATGGGGCGTGTGTCTACAGGTGTACGTGGTATGCGTTTGGACGAAGATGGTCAGGACGAAGTTGTTGGTATGATTGTTGTTAATGACCCTGTTAACGAGACGGTTATGGTAGTATCTGAGGAGGGTTATGGAAAGCGCTCACAGGTAGAGGACTATCGATTAACTAATCGTGGCGGTAAGGGTGTTAAGACGCTGAATATCACGGATAAGACTGGTAAACTTGTTGCTATCAAGAACGTTACGGATGATAACGACTTGATGATTATCAACAAGAGCGGTATTGTTATCCGTATGTCAGTTGCCGAATGCCGTGTAATGGGTCGAGCAACACAAGGTGTGCGCCTAATAAACCTCGCTAAGAAGAATGATGTCATCGCATCTGTATGTAAGGTGATGAGCTCTGAGATGGAATCACAGGTTGAGGATGATAGTCGTGAAGACCTCCCAAACACTGATGAGGATATTAAGGGAGAGGCATCATCAGTAGATAATACAGAGGTGACACCTGTTGATTTCGAGTAA
- the serC gene encoding 3-phosphoserine/phosphohydroxythreonine transaminase, whose product MKKYNFGAGPCILPREVIEKTANAILDFNGIGLSIAEISHRSKDFQPVMDEAMALVKEVLNVPEGYSVLFLGGGASLEFCMIPFNFLVKKAGYLNTGVWAKKAMKEAKLFGDVVEVASSADENYTYLPKNFDVPTDLDYLHITTNNTIYGTEYHKDLDVPVRLIGDMSSDIFSRPVDVSKYDCIYGGAQKNLSMAGVTFIIIKDEVLGRVQREIPTMLDYRTHIKKGSMFNTPPVVPIYTALENLRWIKANGGVEAMEKLAKERADIVYGEIDRNKLFRGTVKCEEDRSYMNICFVLNDEYAELQDEFFKFATERGMVGIKGHRDVGGFRASCYNAMTVEGCKALVETMKEFEAKH is encoded by the coding sequence ATGAAAAAGTACAATTTTGGTGCAGGTCCATGTATCCTTCCACGTGAAGTAATCGAAAAGACAGCAAATGCCATTTTAGATTTTAATGGAATTGGTCTCTCAATTGCAGAAATCAGCCATCGTTCAAAGGATTTCCAGCCAGTAATGGACGAAGCTATGGCTTTAGTAAAGGAAGTGTTAAATGTTCCAGAGGGCTATTCAGTGCTTTTCTTGGGTGGTGGTGCATCACTTGAGTTCTGCATGATTCCTTTCAACTTCTTGGTAAAGAAGGCTGGTTATTTGAATACTGGTGTTTGGGCAAAGAAGGCCATGAAGGAAGCTAAGTTGTTTGGAGATGTTGTTGAAGTTGCTTCATCTGCAGATGAAAACTATACATATCTTCCAAAGAACTTCGATGTTCCTACAGACTTGGATTATTTGCACATCACTACCAATAACACAATTTATGGTACTGAATATCACAAAGATTTAGATGTACCAGTTCGTTTGATTGGTGATATGTCTTCAGATATCTTTAGCCGTCCAGTTGATGTATCTAAGTACGACTGTATCTATGGTGGTGCACAGAAGAATCTTTCTATGGCAGGTGTGACATTCATCATTATTAAGGATGAAGTTCTTGGCCGTGTACAGCGCGAAATCCCAACAATGTTGGATTATCGTACACATATCAAGAAGGGGTCTATGTTCAATACTCCTCCTGTAGTGCCTATCTATACAGCTTTAGAGAACCTTCGTTGGATTAAAGCAAATGGTGGTGTAGAAGCAATGGAGAAACTTGCTAAGGAGCGTGCTGATATTGTTTATGGTGAAATCGATCGCAATAAGTTGTTCCGTGGTACAGTTAAGTGTGAGGAAGATCGCTCTTACATGAACATCTGCTTCGTTCTCAACGATGAGTATGCAGAATTGCAAGATGAATTCTTTAAGTTCGCTACTGAAAGAGGAATGGTTGGTATCAAGGGACACCGCGATGTTGGTGGTTTCCGTGCAAGCTGCTACAACGCAATGACAGTTGAAGGCTGCAAGGCTCTTGTTGAAACAATGAAGGAATTTGAAGCTAAACACTAA
- a CDS encoding DEAD/DEAH box helicase: MNNNILNKLGITLNAMQEATADAVLHTGKDVVVMSPTGSGKTYAYLLPLIQRLDASSDALQAVVLVPGRELALQSANVLKDMGSGLRSMPLYGGRPTMEEHRVLRDVKPQIVFATPGRLNDHLDKANINAETIKWLVIDEFDKCLEFGFQDEMMSILCKLPNIERRILLSATESETIPNFVSMGRTVHLDYRTEDENIPDRIRLYTVTSPEKDKLEVLKKLLLSLGDKSSIVFLNYRDSVERTALFLKENGFTISWFHGGLDQREREASLYRFSNGSAPILVSTDLASRGLDIPDVDNIIHYHFPETEDSYVHRVGRTARWDKEGRTFFILGPEEHLPEYVSNEHEEYKIPETLPKPAQPRMATIYIGKGKKDKISKIDIVGFLCKKGGLKSSEIGKIDVKDRFTYVAVSRTKIKEIISLTKGEKIKGIRTVVEEVR; encoded by the coding sequence ATGAATAATAATATTCTTAATAAACTTGGTATCACGCTCAATGCAATGCAGGAGGCTACGGCTGATGCAGTATTGCATACGGGTAAAGATGTTGTAGTGATGTCACCGACAGGTTCAGGTAAGACTTATGCTTACCTCCTACCATTAATTCAGCGCTTAGATGCTTCGTCAGATGCACTGCAGGCTGTAGTGTTGGTACCTGGACGTGAATTGGCATTGCAGTCAGCTAATGTTCTTAAGGATATGGGTAGTGGCTTACGTTCTATGCCTTTATATGGTGGACGTCCAACAATGGAAGAGCATCGTGTATTGAGAGATGTAAAACCTCAGATAGTCTTTGCAACTCCAGGACGTTTAAACGATCATCTTGATAAGGCTAATATTAATGCAGAAACGATAAAGTGGCTTGTCATTGATGAGTTTGACAAGTGTCTTGAATTTGGTTTTCAAGACGAAATGATGAGTATTCTCTGTAAGTTACCAAATATAGAAAGACGAATCCTACTTTCAGCAACAGAGTCTGAAACAATTCCTAACTTTGTATCAATGGGTAGGACCGTTCATTTGGATTATCGTACAGAAGATGAGAATATTCCTGATCGTATTCGTCTTTACACAGTTACAAGTCCCGAAAAGGATAAACTTGAGGTATTGAAGAAACTTCTCCTTTCTTTAGGTGACAAAAGTAGTATTGTATTCTTGAATTATCGTGACTCTGTTGAACGTACAGCCTTATTCTTAAAAGAGAATGGTTTTACAATCAGTTGGTTCCATGGTGGCTTAGACCAGCGTGAACGTGAAGCATCTCTGTATCGTTTCTCAAATGGGTCTGCACCAATACTTGTTAGTACCGACTTAGCTTCACGTGGATTGGATATACCAGATGTTGACAATATTATTCATTATCATTTCCCAGAAACTGAAGATAGCTATGTGCATAGAGTAGGGCGTACAGCACGTTGGGACAAAGAAGGAAGAACCTTCTTCATTCTTGGTCCAGAAGAACATTTGCCAGAGTATGTTTCCAATGAGCATGAAGAATATAAGATACCAGAGACTTTACCAAAACCAGCTCAGCCTCGTATGGCAACAATATATATAGGTAAAGGAAAGAAAGATAAAATCTCAAAAATAGATATTGTTGGCTTTCTTTGTAAGAAAGGTGGATTAAAGTCTTCTGAGATTGGAAAGATTGATGTGAAAGATCGTTTTACTTATGTAGCAGTTTCACGCACAAAGATTAAAGAAATAATTTCATTGACTAAAGGTGAAAAAATAAAGGGTATTCGTACCGTTGTGGAAGAGGTAAGGTAA
- a CDS encoding IMPACT family protein produces the protein MDSDKYKTIKEKAISEGYYSEKRSKFLAFAHHVDSVEEALEIVKEYRKKYYDARHCCYAYRVGFDGTEFRANDDGEPSSTAGKPILGQIDSYGLTNTLICVIRYYGGINLGTGGLIVAYREAAADALSNSEIEEKFIEEEVKYTFTYPMMNDVMRIIKEMNPRIINQVFDNTCEVVLSIRKGQAEELRTRLKKLSFE, from the coding sequence ATGGATAGTGATAAATATAAGACAATAAAAGAGAAAGCGATTAGCGAGGGATATTACTCTGAAAAGCGGAGTAAGTTCCTCGCTTTTGCGCATCATGTTGATTCTGTCGAAGAGGCGTTAGAGATAGTAAAAGAATATCGAAAGAAGTATTATGATGCTCGCCATTGCTGCTATGCTTATAGAGTAGGTTTTGATGGTACAGAATTCCGAGCAAATGATGATGGTGAACCGTCTTCAACAGCAGGTAAACCTATTCTTGGACAGATTGACAGTTATGGATTAACAAATACACTCATTTGTGTTATTCGGTATTATGGAGGTATAAACCTCGGTACTGGTGGTTTGATTGTTGCCTACCGTGAGGCTGCAGCAGATGCATTATCAAATAGCGAGATAGAAGAAAAATTCATTGAAGAGGAAGTGAAATATACATTTACTTATCCGATGATGAATGATGTTATGCGAATCATTAAGGAAATGAATCCTCGCATTATTAATCAAGTATTTGACAATACTTGCGAAGTTGTTCTCTCTATTAGAAAAGGGCAAGCAGAAGAACTACGTACCCGACTGAAGAAACTATCATTTGAATAA